The following proteins come from a genomic window of Trichoplusia ni isolate ovarian cell line Hi5 chromosome 16, tn1, whole genome shotgun sequence:
- the LOC113501946 gene encoding trypsin, alkaline C-like isoform X1, with protein MYSGLFYNIIHNVFIVSAAPENPQRIVGGSLTTINQYPTIASLLFSWTSWGTHSQACGGTILNNKSILTAAHCTAGDSAAQWKVRVGSTFANSGGVVHNTQQIINHPNYTPSTFNNDISIIRIASTISFNNNVKAAPIAGSNYNLANNQVVWAAGWGTTSSGGPSSEQLRHVQIWTIAQNTCAQRYAEVGMSITNNMLCSGWLDVGGRDQCQGDSGGPLYHNGVVVGVCSFGWGCAQARYPGVNARVSSFTSWIQSNA; from the exons ATGTATTCaggattattttataacataatacataatgtatttattgtttcagcCGCCCCTGAAAATCCGCAGAGGATTGTTGGTGGATCGCTGACCACTATCAATCAGTACCCTACGATAGCTTCTCTCCTCTTTTCTTGGACCTCATGGGGTACCCACAGCCAGGCTTGCGGCGGCACCATCCTCAACAATAAGTCTATCCTCACTGCTGCCCACTGCACCGC AGGTGACTCTGCTGCTCAATGGAAGGTCCGCGTTGGTTCTACCTTCGCTAACAGCGGAGGCGTTGTTCACAACACTCAACAAATTATCAACCACCCCAACTACACCCCAAGCACTTTCAACAACGACATCTCCATCATCAGAATTGCCTCCACGATCTCGTTCAACAACAACGTGAAAGCTGCTCCCATTGCCGGCTCCAACTACAACCTCGCTAACAACCAGGTCGTCTGGGCTGCTGGATGGGGAACAACTTCT TCTGGTGGTCCTTCTTCTGAGCAACTCCGTCACGTACAGATCTGGACTATCGCCCAGAACACTTGCGCTCAGCGTTACGCTGAAGTCGGCATGTCCATCACCAATAACATGTTGTGCTCCGGCTGGCTCGACGTCGGCGGTCGCGACCAGTGCCAGGGAGACTCCGGTGGTCCTCTCTACCACAACGGTGTCGTTGTTGGTGTTTGCTCTTTCGGTTGGGGATGTGCTCAGGCTCGTTACCCAGGTGTCAACGCCCGTGTGTCCAGCTTTACTTCTTGGATCCAAAGCAACGCctaa
- the LOC113501946 gene encoding trypsin, alkaline C-like isoform X2: protein MRVVALLALFLAVAAAAPENPQRIVGGSLTTINQYPTIASLLFSWTSWGTHSQACGGTILNNKSILTAAHCTAGDSAAQWKVRVGSTFANSGGVVHNTQQIINHPNYTPSTFNNDISIIRIASTISFNNNVKAAPIAGSNYNLANNQVVWAAGWGTTSSGGPSSEQLRHVQIWTIAQNTCAQRYAEVGMSITNNMLCSGWLDVGGRDQCQGDSGGPLYHNGVVVGVCSFGWGCAQARYPGVNARVSSFTSWIQSNA from the exons ATGCGTGTTGTTGCTTTATTGGCTCTTTTCTTAGCGGTTGCGGCAG cCGCCCCTGAAAATCCGCAGAGGATTGTTGGTGGATCGCTGACCACTATCAATCAGTACCCTACGATAGCTTCTCTCCTCTTTTCTTGGACCTCATGGGGTACCCACAGCCAGGCTTGCGGCGGCACCATCCTCAACAATAAGTCTATCCTCACTGCTGCCCACTGCACCGC AGGTGACTCTGCTGCTCAATGGAAGGTCCGCGTTGGTTCTACCTTCGCTAACAGCGGAGGCGTTGTTCACAACACTCAACAAATTATCAACCACCCCAACTACACCCCAAGCACTTTCAACAACGACATCTCCATCATCAGAATTGCCTCCACGATCTCGTTCAACAACAACGTGAAAGCTGCTCCCATTGCCGGCTCCAACTACAACCTCGCTAACAACCAGGTCGTCTGGGCTGCTGGATGGGGAACAACTTCT TCTGGTGGTCCTTCTTCTGAGCAACTCCGTCACGTACAGATCTGGACTATCGCCCAGAACACTTGCGCTCAGCGTTACGCTGAAGTCGGCATGTCCATCACCAATAACATGTTGTGCTCCGGCTGGCTCGACGTCGGCGGTCGCGACCAGTGCCAGGGAGACTCCGGTGGTCCTCTCTACCACAACGGTGTCGTTGTTGGTGTTTGCTCTTTCGGTTGGGGATGTGCTCAGGCTCGTTACCCAGGTGTCAACGCCCGTGTGTCCAGCTTTACTTCTTGGATCCAAAGCAACGCctaa